Proteins encoded in a region of the Ignavibacteriales bacterium genome:
- a CDS encoding SAM-dependent DNA methyltransferase: MNTDTKSILIKEYFQKVKQANKEHTKKEAFKDLLNRLYGDDKDILKLVDKISLGSEKTILNIPRKDKLHKGSADTLYNKIIIEFENDLKQTLTHAKEQLAGYLLGQFNSGEGYNFTLIASDFITWKVYAPAVECIDKLKELKEDELKLDEVKSASFVLNEKNAEDFYYWIDRFLFKEEKQRATLKRIEEAFGYQSNVFIESYQVLSNWFNEAKKYGEVQVSYEQWNKFLSVAYGSFDGRESIFLIHTYLSVFSKMLAYSVVSNDDYIDDAELKAILDGSLFHKYNIRNFVDNDFYHWVVSDRNFKSLKKVFRLIAQEISSFDFDKVDEDVLKGVYQELIDLDTRHSLGEYYTPDWLCERIVKEFNFKKTDKILDPACGSGSFYELQFIE; encoded by the coding sequence ATGAATACTGATACAAAATCCATACTCATCAAAGAATACTTCCAAAAAGTAAAACAGGCTAATAAAGAGCATACTAAGAAGGAAGCGTTTAAAGACTTGTTAAACAGGCTTTATGGTGATGATAAAGATATTCTAAAGTTGGTTGATAAAATTTCTCTTGGCTCTGAAAAAACAATTCTGAACATTCCACGAAAAGATAAACTTCATAAAGGAAGTGCCGATACTCTTTACAACAAAATAATAATTGAATTTGAAAATGATCTTAAACAAACTTTAACTCACGCGAAAGAACAATTAGCCGGTTACTTGTTAGGACAATTCAATTCGGGTGAAGGATATAATTTTACTTTGATTGCATCTGATTTTATTACCTGGAAAGTTTATGCTCCTGCAGTTGAATGTATTGATAAACTGAAAGAACTTAAAGAAGATGAACTGAAGCTTGATGAAGTTAAAAGCGCATCATTTGTTTTGAATGAAAAGAATGCGGAAGATTTTTATTACTGGATAGATCGTTTCCTTTTTAAGGAAGAAAAACAACGCGCAACATTAAAAAGAATTGAAGAAGCATTTGGTTACCAGAGCAATGTTTTTATTGAAAGTTACCAGGTTTTAAGTAATTGGTTTAATGAGGCTAAGAAATACGGTGAAGTCCAGGTTTCGTACGAGCAATGGAATAAATTTTTAAGTGTTGCTTATGGCTCATTCGATGGAAGAGAAAGTATATTCTTAATCCACACTTACCTAAGTGTTTTTTCAAAGATGCTTGCATACAGTGTTGTATCTAATGATGATTACATTGACGATGCTGAATTAAAAGCTATTCTTGATGGTAGTTTATTCCATAAATACAATATCAGGAATTTTGTTGATAATGATTTTTATCATTGGGTTGTAAGCGATAGAAACTTTAAGAGTCTAAAAAAAGTATTTCGCCTGATTGCACAGGAAATTTCTTCTTTTGATTTTGATAAGGTTGATGAAGATGTTCTTAAAGGTGTTTACCAGGAACTTATAGATTTAGATACAAGACATTCACTTGGTGAGTATTATACTCCTGATTGGTTGTGTGAACGAATTGTTAAAGAATTTAATTTTAAGAAGACTGATAAAATATTAGATCCTGCTTGCGGAAGCGGTTCTTTTTACGAGCTGCAATTCATAGAGTAA